TGCAGAGTTGAACATTGACGTTCTGCAAACCAATACCATTGTCAGAGatattttataaattcattcaTCTCCCTGCTACTCATGAGTGAATAATCTGTTCTGTGGATTATCTGCGCTTAATTTTCCTTGCTGACGAACTGGTCCCAGACTGCAGGCAGCAGGCTGCCAAGAGGAGTCCCAGACGGGTCCAGAGAAGAGAGAGTGAACCCCTGTGTCTGACAGAAGCTTTGTTTACAGGAGTGATATGCAAAGTATTCCAGAGCCCCCGACCTTGATTCTCAGTCAGGCTGATAAGATAGCCACAAGTCATCCTAGCTGTGCTACTGTGTCTGTCTGCCTACGTCCTTGGCAGCCAGTTCACACAAAATTTATTCTCAGTGCTTTGTGTTCTGAATGTTCCTAAGTTAGAGGCAGACATTCCTTCAGGATGTGTTCCCAGCAGCGCATCTCTTTTAAAGAtctcaaaactaaaaataaatacataaataaataaaaataaatattttatttgcaagCCTTGAAACATCTTTAACCACTTGCCTGACTTTTTATAGAGCAGATCATACTTTTAAATTGTCCTCGTGGTAATTATTCAGTTGTTGAAATAAGATgagccccccccttttttaaataaaagtgccTGTTGATATGCCAAATGCCTTCTCTCtgctttgccttttaaaattgttGCATATGCTCTTCGTGTCTGGGTCTCCCACCGGCACCACCATCTTTTTGGCAAGGCAGCTGCTGTTTCTGCTGCTCTCATTTTGCCAACTGCTGAACACACCTGGCTCCCTTTTGCAGACCGCTTCTTCTCCTATGTGTCTTGAAAAGCAAAACaccaatatattaaataataaactgTCCCTCAATGGAGTACTGGAGCTCCCTACACACCACCatctattttttaagtaaatgagtTTTAGTAGAACCATTCTGATAGCTCCCTGGGGTGGTTGCACATAgagcttttcttttgttaatttctcTAGGATCTGTTGCTCACATTATCATATGTATGAACTcttggctggtgtgtgtgtgtgtgtgtgtgtgtgtgtgtgtgtgtgtgtgtgtgtgtgtagcacacATTCAAGCTTCTACCTCCTTTTTGAAGATAAAGAGAGGGGGCTTATTTTGAATTGCACTATCTGCTGTTTGGACTCACTTTGCTCATATCTCATATCATGGGTGCTGGGAATTGGTAGCATTATAGTTCTCTGAGCAGATTTGCTCTcattctctagaaaaaaaaaagaagttgcttAAATGACAAAAAAGGAGCCAATTAAAGGCTGATtaatacaaaacaatatatatCAAGGGGTTTGATGATAaaagactagactttgggtggtgagcacacaatagagtatacagatCTTGTATTATAAAGGAGTACTATATATCAAAGTGTTTGGGGGTCTCTAAAGTCAAACTAGATAATGCCAGTTAGTGTTCTTCAACctgttaaaagaagaaaatatttccacctagtattttaaataattataagcaATATACCTTTATCTGACAAATAGTGGACTGAACAATTTTCCTTCTTGAAAATATTCCCTTTTGAAACTTCTTTACATGTGTCATGTTCTTTGAAATCTATTCAAAAATTTTAGATTCATGCCTGTTTGTAAACTTGGCTTGTCTAATGGCATACTGAACCACAATCAGAACTTGGGTGCCTTTAAATATACTTCGGTAGTTTGGCAAATTTGCTCATGATCAGTCATCACTATCAGAAGTCATCAACAAAAAAATTAGGCAGACATGAATCAGCAAGTTGTCCAGTTGAAATCAAAATGTGTGTGCTATTATCAACTTCTATGCTACTGAAACCAGTGCAGTAATTGAATAAAGAATAGATTAGTTACTCATTTTTATACAAGATCAAGGATAACACTTAATGTAAAGATGTCTGAGAGTTAAATATACAGGCTTTACTGTATGTTTATAAAGTAAATGTACAGAATCTACTGTATATTCACTTTAGAAAAATATTGTGATCCTTAAAAATGAAATCCATCAGTATGTAGGTTTTTCTTCTTGTGGGTCATTTCATATTCCTGGTTCCCTGCCAGTGTAGGCCTCTATAGTATTAGCTTAAGTGAAGTTCAGTTAAAAGGCAAGTGCTTCATAAAAAATTATGAAGTACTCCGTATCCAGACATATTTGGGGGTTTTCAACATTGCTTTGGGTTGTACATGTAACTGCTCCTTTTCTGTAAACTTGATAGTCAAGACTTGCCTCTCCAGAAAAAGTTACTGAAATTATTTGTCATGATTTCTGTCTGTTATTATCTGAACTTTTGAACATTCACATGTCAGTTTATAatttaagatattaaaatattttcagaaaatctgTGGAAAGAGAagactttgaaaaaataattgcagACGAAGCGCTTGCAGCAGGTAATAGAATTGTTTCATGTTAATTGTCTAGTATATGTAATTAGGAATTAATTATGTTCATAGAACTAATGTTTTATCTGTAAACTAATGTTTTCTATTAGTAAAAAGATATTTGCCTGTAGaactaacattttcttttaaaatatttatttttattagctgGTGAATTCCAGTGTGAATTGTTCAATCTATGTATTGTATTAACATAAAGAATAACTCTTTGTcatactatatatttttgtttggcCTTAaacatttcctcttcttttatttaaattatatttattattgaaagtattgtaTATAtaccctttttttctcccccattgaccccctccacctccaaccTCCCCACCCTCACACCCCCAGGACTCATTTCCTCTTTGTACAATGTTCATTTGCTGAGAACTAGATAAGGCTGTATGGGAAGCTGACTCATATACAAGTATATGCTTTGGTCTTAAAGTTAACTACGTGTTCCTTATTTATGCATAAAAAATCCTACTccacaaataaaacaaagaattttaaaaaggttcgAAACAATCATGGGGAAAGGTGTTAACAGTGTAGTCATATTAATAATTAGTTTAGAAAAAGAAGTAGCTGAGTAACTTTGTCCTACTACCCTTTTCAAAGTTTGAGTGCATGGACCAACAAGTTAAATTTTTCTGAACATACAAGATATTaagattttaataataaagatggtggtggtggtgattatgGCTGACTTATTGTAGTGAACCCTTCTTAGAAGCCAGGGACTATTCTAAACGCCATCCCCACACATCATGACTGTGGCATAAAGAGGGCACCATTGCTCTTCCTGAGTTACAGGTGGGACGGAACGTGGTACACAGTTGAAAGAATAAAGGAAGTTCTGGAAGAAGTAGGAAGTGACTAATATATTCCAAACACATATTTATTAGAGTAACACTAACAAGGATGCTATtatacccagaaaaaaaaagtactttatgtcatctctaaagaaaaatgacaacatTTAGTTTCATAGCCAGTGGTTTCAAATTAACTCCTGTGTCTAAAGCTTACACTCCTGGAGGCCCTGCAAGGGGGACAGTGCCTTTCATCAGGATGGTCGGGTTTTGTTGTTACCAGGGTGGGACAGCCTTTTCCAAAATGGACCTGCTCCTGCAATTCCTATTGCTCTTTTCTAGCTAAGTGTAGGGGGATAAaatgttgtacattatattcaGTTGatcattcttttttgaaaatctttttttattgatttcaaagagaagggagagggagagagatagaaatatcaatcaatgatggaagagaatcattgaccagctgcttcctgctctccccctactggggatcaaacctgcaacctgggcatgtgccaccctggttcataggtcaaggctcagccactgagctatgcAGGCCGGgtgatcattctttttttaaagaaatgatttggTATTTCTAGTCAGCATTACCAGAATTTTAGTAACTCATCTATGTCGATATTTAGAATATAGATGGTTAATTTGGGTTGGCATTCTTACTACCAGatataaaaggaatgaaatcatCAAATAAAACAATGTCTACCATAGTTGTAACAGCACAGTTCTCCCACGCTGGCCTATTTGACATGGCAGGACATGTGTTATCTGCTTTCAGGAGTTCCAGTGGAGAGCATCAGAGCATCTCTCGgtgaagagatttttaaaatatgttatgaGGAAGATGAACACATCCTGGGTGTAGTGGGAGGAACCctcaaagatttcttaaatagcTTCAGCACCCTCCTGAAGCAGAGCAGCCACTGCCAAGAAGCAGAGAAGAAAGGCAGGCGGGAGGCTGCCTCCATTCTCTGTCTGGATAAGGACCACGATTTCTTAAACGTTTACTATTTCTTTCCAAAGAAGATCACGTCCCTGATTCTTCCGGGCATCATTAAGGCAGCTGCTCACATCCTGTACGAAACCGAAGTGGAAGTGTCATTAATGCCTTCCTGCTTCCATAACGATGGCAGTGAGTTTGTTAATCAGCCCTATTTGTTGTACTCCGTTCATGTCACAAGCACCAAACCATCCCTGTCCCCGGGCAAACCCCAGTCCTCACTGGTCattcctgcttctctcttctgTAAGACATTCCCATTCCATTTCATGTTTGACAAAGACATGACAATTCTGCAATTTGGCAATGGCATCAGGAGGCTGATGAACAGGCGAGACTTTCAAGGAAAGCCTAATTTTGAAGAGTACTTTGATATTCTCACTCCAAAAGTCAACCAAACGTTTAGCGGAATCATGACTATGTTGAATTTGCAATTTGTGGTCCGAGTGAGGAGATGGGACAACTCTGTGAAGAAATCTTCAAGGGTAAGAGAAACATAATAGCATTTTGATTATGAAATCAACTATTTCATATTTAAGGaccagaaacaaaaaaaaaatgttacaaatgCAAATGCATCActtcaaatgttttcttaaaatatttatatttaaaaacaattctaaaatacttttaaggctggaatacatttaaaataaggtCCTTTCTGCATGTATTTCTTCTCTACTTGACCCTTACttcacaaatattcattgaatgcaGTATACCTTTTAACatctttatgaaatattttacaactgaattataaaaatatttatataaaatatgcttGCAATCATCATCAGTTGACTTAATTTGGAATAAGAGGTCTATTtctataacaaacaaacaaaactttttttcttatagGAGCCCACTAAGTAGATTTTTTTAGTCAATAttcaataaatggaaaaaatcaaTACCTTTTGATTAATTGTTAGAGGATGTGGGAGAAATGTTCTGTCTCCTCCTGGTAGAGAACTTTGGTAATTATTTACTCTTAGCTTACAAAGTTTGCTAAGTCATAGTCAATAGTACAGCAAAGCTAATAGAGAGGCTTATGGTGCATATCAATTTTAGTCATGTAAACCCCAGCAGACACACTGTTCCCCCCAAATTAAAACAGGTTTACTgctttttatcataaaaattgtatagctaaatatttaaaaatttggtaATAATTAAAGATGTCCATTgtagcaacaataacaaaaactcaATGACATTAGTTATTAAGCAGGCTATAATTCAGAGTATGCTTGTACAGGGAAAAATTTTGAGcctgtaaaaataaagaaacatgaggattatacatttttgtttaaaacaaaaataatactatttataacttcctttttttaactAAACAATCTATTTTGGCCATCCTTCCATGTCATTAGATATAGGGCTGTTTCACTTTTCAAAAGTATTCATTATAAGGTTGTCCTCCATGTAATCATCTGCTCTGAAAAGGACATTTGGATTGCTTTTGGCTCTGCTGCAGTGAGCAACACACATGTACATATTTGTCCACACTCATCCAAGTAAATCTTGTGATCCAGGATGATCACTTGAAGCCTCACCTCCCTGAAGGCTCCCTTGGCTCAATTGTTCCTGCTGGCTGCTCCTATCAAAAGGAAGTACAGTAGTCACATGCCACTTACTGAGAAAGCCTTGCAGGAAGCATTGTTTGCACTGCTTATTGAAAAGTATGATCTATGTGTAAAGTATACTTTTCAAATACCTGCATACATTTTAGAACTCATAGTAAATTGGAACTATACGGAAATATATTGTTCTTGGTCAgcaggtagaaaaaaaaatcaagttcaaTACAAAGGGACGATCACTATATCTACTTCCTCTCCTTTTGTCTCCAAAAATGTTGGAAACTTGAATAAGTCACAGCAATTGGTTCTCCTTTGCTTCACAGGTTATGGACCTCAAAGGCCAAATGATCTACATCATTGAATCCAATGCAATCTTGTTCTTGGGGTCACCCTGTGTGGACAGATTAGAAGATTTTACAGGACGAGGGCTCTACCTCTCAGACATCCCAATTCACAATGCGCTGAGGGATGTGGTCTTGATCGGAGAACAGGCCAGAGCTCAAGATGGCCTGAAGAAGAGGCTGGGAAAACTGAAGGCCACGCTGGAGCAAGCCCACCAAGccctggaggaggagaagaagaagacagTTGATCTCCTGTGCTCTATATTTCCCTCTGAGGTGGCGCAGCAGCTTTGGCAA
The sequence above is a segment of the Myotis daubentonii chromosome 5, mMyoDau2.1, whole genome shotgun sequence genome. Coding sequences within it:
- the GUCY1A1 gene encoding guanylate cyclase soluble subunit alpha-1, whose product is MFCTKLKDLKITGECPFSLLAPGQAPKEPAEEVAGNAESCPATLPICQDAPEKNAQGSLPQRKTSRSRVYLHTLAESICKLIFPEFERLNFALQRTLAKHKIKESRKSVEREDFEKIIADEALAAGVPVESIRASLGEEIFKICYEEDEHILGVVGGTLKDFLNSFSTLLKQSSHCQEAEKKGRREAASILCLDKDHDFLNVYYFFPKKITSLILPGIIKAAAHILYETEVEVSLMPSCFHNDGSEFVNQPYLLYSVHVTSTKPSLSPGKPQSSLVIPASLFCKTFPFHFMFDKDMTILQFGNGIRRLMNRRDFQGKPNFEEYFDILTPKVNQTFSGIMTMLNLQFVVRVRRWDNSVKKSSRVMDLKGQMIYIIESNAILFLGSPCVDRLEDFTGRGLYLSDIPIHNALRDVVLIGEQARAQDGLKKRLGKLKATLEQAHQALEEEKKKTVDLLCSIFPSEVAQQLWQGQVVQAKKFNNVTMLFSDIVGFTAICSQCSPLQVITMLNALYTRFDQQCGELDVYKVETIGDAYCVAGGLHKESDTHAVQIALMALKMMELSDEVMSPHGEPIKMRIGLHSGSVFAGVVGVKMPRYCLFGNNVTLANKFESCSVPRKINVSPTTYRLLKDCPGFVFTPRSREELPPNFPSEIPGICHFLEAYQQGTNSKPWFQKKNVEDGHANFLGKASGID